From Candidatus Poribacteria bacterium, one genomic window encodes:
- a CDS encoding M55 family metallopeptidase encodes MKIYILTDLEGVAMVSRFSQTREEGPQKQTAMRLLTQEVNAAVDGILDVDADAEIVVWDGHGTGGIDVLEFHPKAKLIARGPIRPPYYLDETYDALFFLGQHAMAGTPNAPLSHTYSSLSIEYYKLNGKEIGEFGCRAALAGTFDVPTVFISGDDKAVAEAKELIPNIYGVETKQGLGQELALHLSPERSRDLIRETAAEACRNITEIAPLKIDPPYTFEVRVLDGKSIDGYLNRGAEKIDDRTVSWHTADLCALSI; translated from the coding sequence ATGAAGATTTACATCTTAACCGACTTAGAAGGGGTTGCGATGGTATCCCGCTTCAGTCAAACTCGTGAAGAAGGTCCCCAGAAACAGACTGCCATGAGATTACTGACGCAGGAGGTCAATGCTGCTGTTGATGGCATCCTTGATGTGGATGCGGACGCAGAAATCGTGGTCTGGGATGGACATGGGACTGGCGGCATTGATGTGCTCGAATTCCATCCGAAGGCGAAACTCATCGCGCGGGGTCCTATCCGTCCGCCCTACTATCTCGACGAGACTTATGATGCTCTCTTTTTCTTAGGGCAACACGCCATGGCAGGCACGCCAAACGCTCCGTTGAGTCATACGTATTCCTCTTTGTCCATTGAATACTACAAACTCAATGGGAAAGAGATCGGAGAATTTGGATGCCGTGCCGCACTCGCAGGCACTTTCGATGTCCCAACGGTTTTCATCTCCGGTGACGATAAAGCGGTTGCCGAAGCAAAAGAACTCATACCGAACATTTATGGTGTTGAGACCAAACAGGGGCTCGGACAAGAGCTCGCATTGCACCTATCACCAGAACGGTCGCGAGACTTGATTCGAGAGACTGCTGCGGAGGCTTGCCGAAATATCACTGAGATTGCGCCATTGAAAATAGACCCACCTTATACGTTTGAAGTCCGAGTGCTTGACGGTAAATCAATTGATGGGTACCTGAACCGGGGTGCTGAGAAGATTGATGATCGCACGGTCAGCTGGCACACTGCTGACCTTTGTGCCCTGTCTATTTAG
- a CDS encoding 2-oxoacid:ferredoxin oxidoreductase subunit beta, whose translation MRRKRNSRIPAGAPTLSKKDFESDQDVRWCPGCGDYSILAQTQRIMPELGIPKENIVFISGIGCSSRFPYYMNTYGFHTIHGRAPTIASGVKMANPDLSVWIITGDGDALSIGGNHFIHLMRRNFDVNVLLFNNRIYGLTKGQYSPTSEQGKQTKSTPLGSVDTPFNPISLALASGASFVARSLDRDPNHLRAIIKSAFEHKGTSFIEIYQNCNVFNDGAFFQYTEKDTKADNTVILEHGEPLVFGAEHDKGIRLNGFQPEVVKTTNGEYATEDLIVHDQYAENTTLANFLARMSDTLDMPDPIGIFRSVRQPCYEDLMTNQIRTAKDHMGEGNLEALLNAGETWTVT comes from the coding sequence ATGAGACGCAAAAGAAACTCACGCATTCCGGCTGGAGCCCCCACCCTCTCTAAAAAGGACTTTGAATCCGATCAAGACGTCCGATGGTGTCCGGGTTGCGGCGACTACTCCATTCTCGCTCAGACACAACGTATTATGCCGGAACTCGGCATCCCGAAAGAAAACATCGTCTTTATCTCTGGCATCGGATGCTCAAGCCGATTTCCATATTATATGAACACCTACGGCTTCCATACCATCCACGGCAGAGCTCCAACGATCGCCTCCGGTGTAAAAATGGCGAACCCCGACCTCTCTGTGTGGATTATCACAGGAGATGGCGATGCGCTTTCAATCGGCGGCAACCATTTTATCCATCTGATGCGTCGCAATTTCGATGTTAACGTTCTGCTCTTTAACAACCGTATCTATGGACTTACGAAAGGACAGTACTCCCCCACATCAGAGCAAGGGAAACAGACGAAATCCACCCCTCTCGGTTCAGTGGATACCCCCTTTAATCCGATTAGCCTCGCATTGGCTTCCGGTGCTTCATTCGTGGCACGCTCGCTGGACAGAGATCCAAATCATCTCCGAGCCATCATCAAGTCGGCGTTTGAGCACAAGGGCACTTCGTTTATCGAAATCTACCAAAACTGCAACGTGTTTAACGACGGTGCCTTCTTTCAATACACAGAGAAAGACACAAAGGCTGACAACACGGTGATTCTGGAACACGGTGAACCCCTCGTCTTTGGAGCGGAACACGATAAGGGTATCCGACTGAACGGTTTCCAGCCCGAAGTCGTGAAAACCACAAATGGTGAATACGCCACTGAGGATCTCATCGTCCACGACCAGTATGCCGAAAACACCACGTTGGCGAATTTCCTTGCCCGGATGAGTGACACGCTTGATATGCCGGACCCCATCGGCATCTTCCGCAGTGTCCGTCAACCTTGCTACGAAGACCTGATGACGAACCAGATTCGCACTGCAAAAGACCATATGGGCGAAGGCAACCTCGAAGCACTCCTCAACGCCGGCGAAACGTGGACTGTGACATAA
- a CDS encoding CBS domain-containing protein: MDTRTLSLPISTLDYKQPTTVQVGSPVSVVIDLMQERGTGCVLVVDEDEQLVGIITERDLLQHLSGQRAAPAEFKVEQVMTADPEALRASDPIAFALNLMHLGHFRHLPLCVWDDQGEAYPIGIISTRDILEHIAIFIENQ; encoded by the coding sequence ATGGACACAAGAACGCTGTCTTTGCCGATCAGCACCCTGGACTACAAGCAACCCACCACCGTGCAAGTCGGATCCCCCGTTTCTGTCGTCATTGACCTGATGCAAGAGAGAGGAACAGGGTGTGTTCTCGTCGTTGATGAGGATGAACAATTAGTTGGAATCATCACCGAACGGGATCTACTCCAGCATCTAAGTGGACAGCGCGCAGCCCCAGCGGAGTTTAAGGTCGAACAGGTGATGACAGCGGATCCAGAAGCCCTACGCGCCAGTGACCCAATTGCCTTCGCACTAAACCTGATGCATCTTGGTCACTTCCGGCACCTGCCCCTCTGTGTTTGGGACGACCAAGGAGAGGCATACCCCATCGGAATAATTTCAACCCGCGATATCTTAGAACATATCGCCATATTTATAGAAAACCAGTAG
- a CDS encoding CBS domain-containing protein encodes MLYDLAIDEELEQMDEDDALRAWKAQEIQVLLKDLMRPILQIDIDSSTNEAIDLLLANNIGAAPVVENGYLRGIFSERDVLNQILNKQVGDLDNINVREFMIADPQTAQSEDTLTTAILYMARGGYRHVPIVDTENRPIGMVSIRDVMSYLVEEFLQEVLTLPPKPVRDALKAREGA; translated from the coding sequence ATGCTATATGACTTGGCAATTGATGAAGAATTAGAGCAGATGGACGAAGATGATGCGTTAAGAGCATGGAAAGCGCAAGAGATTCAAGTTTTGCTAAAAGATTTGATGCGTCCCATCCTTCAGATTGACATCGATTCCAGCACGAACGAGGCTATAGATCTGCTTTTAGCAAATAACATCGGTGCGGCCCCGGTTGTTGAGAACGGTTATCTCCGCGGGATTTTTAGTGAACGAGATGTACTCAACCAAATTCTCAATAAACAGGTCGGAGACTTGGATAACATTAACGTTAGAGAGTTCATGATAGCAGATCCACAGACAGCACAATCGGAAGATACACTGACCACTGCTATTCTTTACATGGCGCGGGGCGGTTACCGACACGTTCCTATTGTTGACACGGAAAATCGTCCGATTGGTATGGTATCCATTCGTGACGTGATGTCCTATCTCGTTGAGGAATTTCTCCAAGAAGTCTTAACGCTACCGCCGAAACCCGTTCGAGATGCCCTGAAAGCTCGGGAAGGTGCCTAA
- a CDS encoding 2-oxoacid:acceptor oxidoreductase subunit alpha — translation MRKPVEQIEEATILFAGDSGDGSQTIGTQMTETTALIGNDVATLPDYPAEIRAPAGSLAGVSGFQLHFSSEQIHTPGDLCDVLVAMNPAALKVHLNKLKPNGILLVNTDNFARRNLRLAGYEEDPLEDDKLTKYQVFRVELTQLTRTALEATQLSVPEIDRCKNFFALGMILWLYNRPMEYTMKWIKAKFAKKPQYIESNILALRAGNTYCEATEQFAVSYDVKPADFEPGTYRNIEGNMATVLGLVAASYQSGLPLVYGSYPITPASDILHGLAQYRNFGVVTMQMEDEIAAVGVAIGAAFSGSLGVTGSSGPGLALKSEAINLAMIAELPLVVCNIQRAGPSTGMPTKTEQSDLLQMFYGRNGESPLPIIAPSRPFDCFEAVYEACRVAVKYRTPVIFLSDLYIAMGAEPWKIPQLSELPEIRPDFAVSADTRNGFEPYLRDPETLARPWAKPGTAGLEHRIGGLEKSDVTGHVSYDAENHQRMVEIRAEKVARIADEFPPTEVFGAQEGDILLLGWGGTYGAIRTTAENCITDGRPIGHVHLRHLNPFPKDLGDILQRFKKILIPEQNSGQLRQLIRSTYLIDAVGFNKVQGQPFHVFELASKIDEILKDTGHV, via the coding sequence ATGCGCAAGCCAGTAGAGCAAATCGAGGAAGCGACAATCCTATTTGCTGGCGACTCCGGCGATGGATCGCAGACGATTGGCACACAAATGACTGAAACCACCGCCCTCATTGGGAACGATGTCGCCACGCTACCCGATTACCCCGCTGAAATCCGTGCACCCGCTGGGTCGTTAGCTGGCGTGTCCGGGTTCCAACTCCACTTCTCAAGCGAACAAATTCACACTCCCGGAGATCTCTGCGATGTCCTCGTCGCGATGAATCCCGCCGCTTTAAAGGTACACCTCAACAAACTCAAACCCAACGGGATCCTGCTTGTAAATACCGACAATTTCGCGCGCCGCAACCTACGACTTGCAGGATATGAAGAAGATCCGCTCGAAGACGACAAACTCACGAAATACCAGGTTTTCCGTGTCGAATTAACACAACTCACTCGAACAGCACTCGAAGCGACACAATTAAGCGTCCCAGAAATCGACAGATGTAAGAACTTTTTCGCCCTCGGTATGATCCTCTGGCTCTACAATCGTCCGATGGAATACACGATGAAGTGGATCAAGGCGAAGTTTGCGAAAAAACCACAGTATATAGAATCCAACATTCTCGCGCTCCGTGCTGGGAATACCTATTGCGAAGCGACCGAGCAGTTTGCCGTCTCATACGATGTGAAGCCTGCCGACTTTGAACCCGGCACCTACCGAAATATCGAAGGTAACATGGCAACGGTGCTTGGACTTGTCGCAGCCTCGTATCAATCTGGTCTGCCGCTTGTTTACGGCAGCTACCCGATAACACCGGCGAGTGATATTCTCCACGGACTTGCACAATACCGGAATTTCGGTGTCGTCACGATGCAGATGGAGGATGAGATTGCCGCCGTCGGTGTCGCAATCGGTGCGGCATTTAGCGGTTCACTCGGCGTGACCGGTAGCAGTGGACCCGGTCTTGCGCTCAAATCGGAAGCGATTAACCTCGCGATGATTGCCGAACTCCCACTCGTGGTCTGTAACATCCAGCGAGCGGGTCCCTCAACAGGAATGCCGACAAAGACGGAACAGTCGGATCTCTTGCAGATGTTCTACGGCAGGAACGGTGAATCGCCGTTGCCTATCATTGCGCCGTCCCGTCCATTCGACTGCTTTGAAGCCGTCTACGAAGCGTGCCGCGTCGCCGTAAAATATAGGACACCGGTGATCTTCCTCTCCGACCTCTACATTGCGATGGGGGCTGAACCGTGGAAGATTCCGCAACTTTCCGAACTACCGGAAATTAGACCCGATTTCGCAGTGAGCGCAGATACCCGCAACGGATTTGAACCTTATTTACGTGATCCAGAGACCTTGGCACGTCCGTGGGCGAAACCCGGCACTGCGGGCTTAGAACACCGCATTGGAGGCTTGGAGAAATCAGATGTGACGGGACACGTCAGTTACGATGCCGAAAACCACCAAAGGATGGTGGAAATCCGTGCAGAAAAGGTTGCACGCATCGCCGATGAGTTCCCGCCGACAGAAGTGTTCGGTGCGCAAGAAGGGGACATCCTACTCCTTGGATGGGGCGGCACCTACGGTGCCATCCGAACCACAGCAGAAAACTGTATCACTGACGGACGTCCAATAGGACACGTCCATCTCCGACATCTCAACCCCTTCCCGAAAGATTTAGGCGACATTCTACAGAGATTCAAAAAGATTTTAATCCCAGAACAGAACAGTGGTCAACTCCGCCAACTCATTCGCAGCACCTATCTCATTGATGCAGTCGGGTTTAACAAGGTGCAAGGGCAACCCTTCCACGTTTTTGAGTTGGCATCGAAAATTGACGAAATACTTAAAGACACAGGGCACGTTTAG
- a CDS encoding transposase, which produces MRYGKSRDAFFDNIKARKAGETTRKVGFPKIKPRQKYNSMTFTQAGYELEGNRIKINSIETGFSFHKHREISGVIKTITLKRDRCGDYWICFSCETVDDAEPKSKTGQSAGFDYGNTTFLTSDAGDKIASPQFFKQCLRTLRSLNKALSRKVKGSNNWYRACGALTRHHRKVARQREDWQWKLADELCTAFDTLCFETLNLDGMKRLWGRKVSDHAFYQFLQILEQKCAKHGKTFVKIGQWTPTTKPCSDCGYPNKDLSLSDRQWTCPECGSHHDRDINAAINIKRAGLAA; this is translated from the coding sequence TTGCGTTACGGCAAATCTCGGGACGCTTTTTTTGATAACATAAAAGCGCGTAAAGCGGGTGAAACCACACGTAAAGTCGGTTTCCCGAAGATAAAACCGCGTCAGAAATACAACTCCATGACGTTCACACAAGCTGGATACGAACTTGAAGGGAATCGTATCAAAATCAACTCTATAGAGACAGGGTTCTCTTTTCATAAACACCGTGAAATTAGCGGTGTCATCAAAACGATCACACTCAAACGCGATAGGTGCGGTGATTATTGGATATGCTTTTCGTGTGAGACTGTTGACGATGCCGAACCCAAATCCAAGACGGGTCAGAGCGCAGGATTTGATTACGGAAACACAACATTCTTGACGAGCGACGCAGGCGACAAGATAGCATCTCCGCAGTTTTTCAAACAATGCCTGAGAACGTTGCGATCTCTCAACAAGGCACTGAGTCGCAAAGTCAAAGGTTCTAACAATTGGTATCGTGCGTGTGGTGCTTTGACAAGACACCACAGAAAAGTTGCCCGACAAAGAGAAGATTGGCAATGGAAACTTGCTGACGAACTTTGCACAGCGTTTGATACGCTTTGCTTTGAGACTTTGAACCTTGACGGTATGAAACGCCTCTGGGGACGCAAGGTCTCCGACCACGCTTTCTACCAGTTTCTCCAGATACTTGAGCAGAAGTGTGCAAAGCACGGTAAAACCTTCGTCAAAATCGGACAATGGACTCCGACAACAAAACCTTGCTCTGATTGTGGATACCCTAATAAAGACCTCTCTCTTTCAGATAGACAGTGGACATGTCCCGAATGTGGGTCTCACCACGACAGGGACATCAACGCTGCTATCAATATCAAACGGGCAGGCTTGGCTGCCTAA